A window of Phaseolus vulgaris cultivar G19833 chromosome 4, P. vulgaris v2.0, whole genome shotgun sequence genomic DNA:
TGCTTTTTCCATATCTAAAAACGTAGACATGGCAATGTCAAGCTTCCCTGATTTTGCATGGGATTCAATGACCAAAGTATACAAACCAAAGTTAGGCCTATACCCTGCCATCCTCATCTCATCCCAAAGCCTTAGAGCCGTTTCTAACTTCCCAGACTTCACATAAGACTCAATCAAAGAAACATATATAGTAGGGGGTGGCTTGTAGCCATAACCTCGCATCTCCATGTAAATCTTCATTGCACTCTCCAACCTGCCCGCCTTCCCCATAGAGTCAACAAGCGACACAAAGACGTTCAAACCAGGCCTAAAATCTCTTCCTTTCATTTCTTGGAAGAGTTTGAAAGCAGCATCAAGACGCCCTGACTTTGCCAAGTTCGGGATCATCAATTCATATGTCGAACCATCCAACAAACACCCAACTTTCTCCATGCTCTCATACATTTCAAATGCCTTGTAAGGCAAACCCTTATTCAAAAACAAAGTAATGAGCGAATTATACGTCTCAGTATCAACTTTACAACCAGCATCCACTATTTTCTTGAAGCAGCAAAACGACACCTCCAACTTCTCCGCCTTAGCCAAGTACCGAATCACCCTATTACACGCCGCAAACAAGGAAACCCCATCAGCCGAATCACCAACCatctcatcaaacaacaactgaatCCCCTCAAAATCCCTCTTTTGATTCAGCGCATCAAACAACATGACATAACAGTCATCACTTGTAGCATACCAAGCCTGCCTCTTGGCCCACCTAAACAAACTCAAACAAGCATCAGCATCGCCAACAACCTTCAACGCTTGAGCAATGTGAGTCATGTTGGGAACAAACTGTAGCTTGTCCAATTGGGTCTCCAATTCTGGCCCCCACTTCCACCTCTTCACAACCTCAACAATTTTTGCCACAGCCAGGGCATTCACAAAGGGCTTCTTCACCTCACCCACCATCACATGATCATCAAGACCAGGCTCCACAGACCTCACACCCTTACCCTTGTAAATAACACCACCCGATTCATCTAAGTACTCAATTTCCTCAGTCCACTTCCCGGACCCACCACTGTCCTGGCAGTAACATCTCATGACTCTCATCCCCACAAGGTTTGAGCCATTGCAGAAACGTGGGGTGGAGGGAAATCTCGATGAAGAGGCCAAAAACGTTAACTTTCGGGTAAAGGGTGGTGCAGAAACAGAGGAGCGAGCgcgagagagaagagagaattCATGGGTGAGTTTGAAGATATTGGTAGCAGAAGAAAGCAATTGGCGATTATAAATCATTGATGAATGTGAAGAAGCGAAATATAAGGAACGAAATGAAATACTTACACCGTTTATGTTCCTGTTCAAGCAAAAAGGTTGTAGTTTGGGAGGTTCCACACCGCTTAAACCCTGAAATGCGTTTCCTACAGTGTCAGCGACACTTCAACCCAAGGTGGTCTCTCTCTCCATTCTCAGTTTTAACTTAGATGTTTCATTTGGAAATTTTGTCACTTTAAAGTTTTCATTCGtgatttccatttttttttaactttaatcctaaaaatctcaaattttagtttaatttttaattttatattactcATTATGGTTTTATTACTATcaagaaataatttaattaattaaaataaggattaaagatttataaaattgtacacttgataaaaaaaatgcggaattttgtaaaatattaacCTAAAAATTCacatgttaaaaattaaaataaaataaaatttatctcatatatatattaaaccGGTTAGAATGAACAAGTGTATAATAGGGTTTATGTTGGACGTGATAACTATTGAATTTATTGAGATTAAAAATTAGATGATAATGATTCATTATCATAAACTTTTTCATCTGATGAttataactatatattttaCTACATATCTTCTGGAAGATTACTTATTATAACCAAGTTACAACATGGGTATTATTTGGTATTCAACTACTCATGGCTAAAATTAATCCAAGTATTATTTGGAACTCAATTATTCTTAGCTAACTTAAGTATTTTCTGGAATGTAGTCACTCTTGGATAATAACCTAAGTATTTTCTGCAACGCaatcatttataattaaaaatccaaagtattttttttggaTAGCAGTCACTCCTTATTAAAACCAAGAATTCTCTAGTAGTCACTCCTGGGAAAAATAACAAGGTTTGTAAAAAGGTGTGATCTAAATAATCACATGTTTGCTCACTAGATATAGGATCAACATCTTTCAATGTATGCAAAGGATAAACCCTCTTCTAGATTCCTAATGAACATAACATAGTCCTTTCACACAAAatgattttaacttatatttcAGCAACGTTCAATGTTGGACTTGAAGAGTAGACCCAAGCCTGAAGAGAAATTGTTTTGATGATGATGTTTGAAGATGTTGATCTTAAAAGATGTATTTAGTCTTTTAGCTTTCATTGTTTGTGTTTGAGAGTATATCACACAAGGTGCATACAAGGTTTTTAGTCAGAACACAAacaatactaaaaataataaaaaagaaaagttgttTTGAAAAGTTAAAATCATGTTAAAAAAGTTTTATGGCTTTGTTAATTGATTAAGGTTTTGAATAATCGATTATATTGTTCTTGATGAAGTTAAGACCAGATTAATCGATTATCTATTTcaataatcaattaaaacagaGAGTTGGGAAAATATGTTTcaagaaaacaatcgattaaattgttcaataatcaattaaacatgttaaatgttgtttttaaaattaattgaaaagtataaataatCGATTAACATGTGtcataatcaattaaaatagaaaattttgtAACTGATTTTCAAGTTTTACTTAGAATGATAGATTACCAATTtgaaataattgattaaatgCATCATACTTTGCTTGTAATAAATGTTTTATGAACTCTATAAATATAGTTTTGGTATCAGTCTTTTATACAACTAATACCACTACaaaaagataatttaattaAGATCATTTGAGATATTTTCAAActttcaaagatttcaaaatttaaaataaagggttgtgttgtgttgtgttgaaACTTTGTGTATTGCTTTTGTTGTGAagttttatacattattttcttattttaaactttttggaGTGTTCCAATGTATGTCCACTTATGTAATCAAGAGTTGATTAGGTTGATATCCTCTTGAGCGTGTTCAAGAGTTGATCtagttttctttttactttcttGAGTTTGTAATTAAGTTGCTTGTGTGAGTGCTTGTACAAAGTTTTGAAGATAGTGAAATTTAGTTATTCTAAGGTTGAATAACTGAAACTAAATATAGGATCATTTGTGATATGAACCAATATAATTTTTGTGTGcaatctttctcttttttttatattgttattaaCCAATCTTTTATTAATCTTGATTTCCAAATTAATTGGATTTAGTTTTtctaattgaaagtgttttaaaatattttaaagaaagggaaaatcacttgaaaaagttttaaaactaATTCACGTCTATCATGATTTAGCCAAGCCACTCATTCTTTTATAGCATTCAACACTTAGCAATTTGttatcttttcttcatcttcttgaaAGGGTGGCTTTATATAGAGATTGTTAGAAATTCATTGCACATCTTTATCTGGCTATTGAAAGCTTCAAACTCATATATCACATCTTCTTGCATCCAAGGAGAGAGAGTGTAGAAATGCATTAAATGCACCCAATGCAACATTAAATGTTAATCTCCTTTTCAAGTAACATCCCGATAGTTGGTAGTACTTATTAAAACTAGGTCAGGGGACTTTTTACTCAAATCGGAGTAACATTGGAGACCTACACGACAGATAACTAGACCAAAGTTAACATATGTTTGTGTCAAGATGGTGGTTGTTGAAATAAAGTAAAGTTAGCTCGTACCATAAACAATCTTGATGTTTATCATCTTGTATCCTTTTTAGGATGTTACCCTCTTTTAGTGACCAAaacttttgatattttatatcACATCCTTTGTTTAAACAAAGTTGTTTAGCTAGGAGTAATTGTGCTCCAAAGAATATTTGGTCTTAGCTAGGAGTGGTTGTGTTTCAAATAACACTTGGTCTTAACTAGTTGCATTCTAAACAATACTTTGTGCTTAACCAGA
This region includes:
- the LOC137837149 gene encoding pentatricopeptide repeat-containing protein At1g79490, mitochondrial isoform X1 → MIYNRQLLSSATNIFKLTHEFSLLSRARSSVSAPPFTRKLTFLASSSRFPSTPRFCNGSNLVGMRVMRCYCQDSGGSGKWTEEIEYLDESGGVIYKGKGVRSVEPGLDDHVMVGEVKKPFVNALAVAKIVEVVKRWKWGPELETQLDKLQFVPNMTHIAQALKVVGDADACLSLFRWAKRQAWYATSDDCYVMLFDALNQKRDFEGIQLLFDEMVGDSADGVSLFAACNRVIRYLAKAEKLEVSFCCFKKIVDAGCKVDTETYNSLITLFLNKGLPYKAFEMYESMEKVGCLLDGSTYELMIPNLAKSGRLDAAFKLFQEMKGRDFRPGLNVFVSLVDSMGKAGRLESAMKIYMEMRGYGYKPPPTIYVSLIESYVKSGKLETALRLWDEMRMAGYRPNFGLYTLVIESHAKSGKLDIAMSTFLDMEKAGFLPTPSTYSCLLEMHAAAGLIDPAMKLYNSMTNAGLRPGLSTYTVLLTLLANKKLVDVAAKILLEMKTMGYSVDVTASDVLMVYIKEGSVDLALSWLRFMGSSGIRTNNFIIRQLFESCMKSGLYESAKPLLETYVNSAAKVDLILYTSILAHLVRCQEEKNERHLMSILSATKHKAHTFMCGLFTGPEHRGQPVLSFVREFFQGVDYELEEGAAKYFVNVLLNYLVLMGQINRARCVWKVAYENKLFPKAIVFDQHIAWSLDVRNLSVGAALIAVVHTLHRFRKRMLYYGIVPRRIKLVTGATLKIVIAQMFSSVESPFEVSKVVLRASGDSVMEWFKKPIVQQFLLNEIPSRSDILMHRLNILFPSSAPEVRSLSPPKPLIAVREM